Proteins encoded by one window of Thermobaculum terrenum ATCC BAA-798:
- the pyrF gene encoding orotidine-5'-phosphate decarboxylase: protein MRFMDKLKRIQEAHNTLLCVGLDPELDFLPEGFERSHRGVLDFNRAVIDATSDLVCAYKLNFAFYEAMGADGFNLLQSTLELIPTGVVTIADAKRGDIPNTSRMYAKAIFEVLGFDSVTVNPYMGLDSMMPFFGYHEKGVWVLCRTSNSGGADIQLLEVDDTPLYQLVASMVTRDNYAADVGLVVGATAPDELEQVRRIAPKHPLLIPGIGAQGGDLVAAVGASRSGPVVINVSRSIIHGPVDGIRARAEKLWSEINALRAGYP from the coding sequence ATGAGATTCATGGACAAGCTGAAGCGGATCCAAGAGGCCCACAATACTCTGCTATGCGTAGGACTGGACCCTGAGCTTGATTTCCTTCCAGAGGGATTTGAGAGATCTCACAGGGGTGTGCTCGACTTTAATCGTGCTGTGATAGATGCAACCTCAGATCTGGTTTGTGCCTACAAGCTCAACTTTGCTTTCTATGAGGCTATGGGTGCCGATGGCTTCAACCTTCTGCAATCGACGTTAGAACTTATCCCAACTGGGGTTGTGACTATAGCAGATGCCAAAAGAGGCGATATCCCCAACACCTCCAGAATGTATGCCAAGGCCATATTCGAAGTATTGGGATTTGACTCTGTCACTGTGAATCCTTATATGGGGCTAGACTCGATGATGCCGTTCTTCGGCTACCACGAGAAAGGGGTTTGGGTCCTATGCAGAACGTCGAACTCAGGGGGAGCTGATATCCAATTGCTGGAAGTGGACGATACGCCCTTGTACCAGCTTGTGGCATCTATGGTAACAAGAGATAACTATGCGGCCGATGTAGGGCTAGTAGTAGGGGCAACTGCGCCTGATGAGCTGGAACAAGTAAGAAGGATCGCCCCTAAGCACCCACTACTTATTCCGGGCATAGGTGCACAAGGAGGGGACCTCGTTGCGGCAGTAGGAGCTTCCCGTTCAGGTCCTGTAGTAATAAACGTCTCTCGATCGATAATTCATGGCCCTGTAGATGGGATCAGAGCTAGAGCTGAAAAGCTATGGTCAGAGATAAATGCTCTAAGAGCAGGCTATCCATGA
- the corA gene encoding magnesium/cobalt transporter CorA: MFKIMLSKEGSELVPNINIEDISDVISRENNLLWVDAISPSKNEMEKLQEEFGFHELSIEDALKPWQRPKIDQYDSYYFIVIYTARFIPEQVDIQEVELDIFLGRNYIVTVHGEEISELNDVARRWQQNISKLKPSAGVLLYSIIDSIVDSYFPLVDTLGDHIERFEETIFSGRQITLQGEVFRLRKELLQLRRVLGPQRDLLLHLSRMESALLEGDVRTYFQDVYDHIMRVTDTIDLYRDLLNSVLESYLTVASNNLNITVRTLTSWSIILMTLALIAGIYGMNFEHMPELHWRYGYPGVLLIMLLITVILYYYFKRRRWL; this comes from the coding sequence TTGTTCAAGATAATGCTTTCTAAAGAAGGTAGTGAGTTAGTTCCCAATATAAATATCGAAGACATAAGCGATGTCATATCTCGGGAAAATAACCTGCTGTGGGTAGATGCGATCTCTCCCAGCAAGAACGAGATGGAAAAGCTTCAGGAAGAGTTTGGCTTCCATGAACTCTCGATAGAGGATGCGCTCAAACCTTGGCAAAGGCCTAAGATTGATCAGTACGATAGCTATTACTTTATCGTTATTTACACCGCCAGATTTATTCCGGAGCAAGTGGACATACAGGAGGTAGAGTTAGATATATTCCTAGGTAGGAACTACATCGTCACGGTGCATGGGGAGGAAATATCTGAGCTCAATGATGTAGCTCGGAGATGGCAGCAGAACATCTCCAAGCTCAAACCCTCTGCAGGAGTGCTGCTGTATAGCATAATTGACTCAATTGTCGATAGCTACTTCCCACTAGTTGATACCTTGGGCGATCACATAGAGAGATTTGAAGAAACTATCTTCTCGGGAAGACAGATCACGCTTCAGGGAGAGGTGTTCAGACTACGTAAGGAGCTGCTACAGCTAAGGAGGGTGCTTGGTCCCCAGAGAGATCTGCTTCTTCATCTTAGCCGGATGGAATCAGCATTGCTTGAAGGAGATGTCCGGACATACTTTCAGGATGTGTACGATCATATCATGAGGGTAACGGATACTATTGATCTATATCGTGATCTGCTCAATAGCGTGCTCGAGTCCTATTTGACCGTAGCTTCCAATAACTTAAACATAACTGTACGAACACTCACATCATGGTCGATCATATTGATGACGCTCGCGCTCATTGCGGGTATATACGGTATGAACTTCGAGCACATGCCTGAGCTGCATTGGCGCTATGGCTATCCGGGCGTGCTTCTTATAATGTTATTGATTACTGTTATTTTGTACTACTACTTCAAGCGCAGGCGGTGGCTTTAG
- a CDS encoding NAD(P)/FAD-dependent oxidoreductase: MKRILIVGASLAGGRAVEALRQEGFDGEIILVGEEAYRPYERPPLSKAFMRSEVSEDSLYLQSDQFYDDNEVKLILGKRAVELHPRERMLVLNDGNRITYDSVLLCTGATPKKLEVPGNDLEGIFYLRSLDDAGCIRSEAGKAQRVVLVGSGFIVCELAASFIQMGLEVIIVGLQSALMKKAFGQDIGATFTEVHRSHGVQIHLEEHVTGFRGAGKVEQVITSSGKKLDCDFVVVGIGVTPACSWLASSGVKMSDGVLIDDYCRASVPGVFAAGDVARWFYPRVEKFVRVEHYDNAQNQGVAAARSILGKGESYSPVLFFWSDQYDLHIQYVGYAEDYQQIVLRGDKTSTSWCAFYISGDRLVATLAVNRPRELSVSRRIISRGIPVDPKQLADEQFELRSLLGSK; the protein is encoded by the coding sequence TTGAAAAGGATATTAATTGTGGGAGCCAGCCTGGCAGGTGGTAGGGCAGTGGAAGCTCTTCGTCAGGAAGGATTCGATGGAGAGATAATTCTCGTGGGTGAAGAGGCTTACAGACCTTATGAACGTCCTCCACTATCAAAGGCGTTCATGAGAAGCGAGGTAAGTGAGGATAGTCTCTATCTACAATCTGATCAGTTTTATGATGATAACGAGGTTAAGCTGATACTTGGTAAGCGAGCCGTGGAACTTCACCCTCGCGAGAGAATGCTCGTGTTGAACGACGGCAACAGGATCACCTACGACTCCGTCCTGCTATGTACGGGCGCTACTCCCAAGAAGCTGGAGGTACCTGGCAATGACCTAGAGGGCATATTTTATCTGCGTAGTTTGGATGATGCCGGATGTATAAGATCTGAGGCAGGAAAAGCCCAAAGGGTTGTCCTTGTAGGTTCTGGCTTTATAGTTTGTGAGCTCGCAGCTTCCTTCATACAGATGGGTCTCGAAGTGATAATCGTGGGGCTGCAATCCGCGTTAATGAAGAAAGCCTTTGGGCAAGATATTGGAGCTACATTTACTGAGGTGCACCGGTCTCATGGGGTACAAATACACCTAGAGGAACATGTCACGGGTTTCCGAGGTGCTGGCAAAGTAGAGCAGGTTATCACTAGTTCAGGCAAGAAGCTTGATTGTGACTTTGTAGTGGTAGGAATAGGCGTGACTCCGGCTTGCTCTTGGTTAGCAAGCTCAGGCGTTAAAATGAGTGATGGTGTTCTGATAGATGATTACTGTAGAGCCTCTGTCCCAGGGGTGTTTGCTGCTGGTGATGTGGCTAGGTGGTTCTATCCCCGTGTCGAGAAATTCGTGCGGGTCGAGCACTATGATAATGCTCAGAACCAAGGAGTTGCGGCCGCCCGAAGTATCCTAGGTAAAGGTGAGTCCTATTCTCCGGTGCTCTTCTTCTGGTCTGATCAGTACGATTTGCATATCCAGTATGTTGGATATGCAGAAGACTATCAGCAGATAGTCCTTAGAGGAGATAAAACATCAACCTCCTGGTGTGCATTCTATATTTCGGGCGATCGTTTGGTGGCTACGCTTGCTGTGAACAGACCTCGAGAACTTTCTGTGTCTAGGAGAATCATCTCAAGGGGTATTCCTGTAGACCCCAAGCAGCTTGCAGATGAACAATTTGAACTGCGATCCCTTCTAGGTAGTAAATAG
- a CDS encoding zinc-dependent alcohol dehydrogenase — MPRELIAIAPRTPAIREYDDPPLGPKQVRIRTEFASPKHGTELVAYRNDPEANRPYDPDAGVVKPISSEEGLKRFPFRLGNMAVGTVTEIGSEVTRFRVGDRVFGHLPIRETHTVDESEVDAVPEGISDEALVCLDPAVMAMAIRDARIDLGDRVAVFGLGAIGLMTVQMARLAGADMVIGVDPVETRRKLAESLGADVTLDPTVGDVGVKIRELTPPFAPIEGTSPRRVIGGYRSASQDRSGSGVDVSIEVSGNTIALQQAIRSTGFGGRVCVLSFYGRDASGLYLGDEFHINRIELISARSESLPMREYPRWNLDRYVSLALKWLTEGKLRVEGIIQPVVPFDDAPEAYKLIDEHPDRAIKLGIIFP; from the coding sequence ATGCCGAGAGAACTTATTGCCATTGCGCCCAGAACACCGGCTATTCGTGAGTATGATGACCCGCCCCTTGGTCCTAAGCAAGTACGCATACGCACTGAGTTCGCATCCCCGAAACACGGTACGGAACTGGTAGCGTACAGGAACGATCCAGAAGCAAACCGTCCATATGACCCTGATGCAGGCGTGGTCAAGCCAATATCGTCCGAGGAAGGCCTAAAGAGGTTCCCATTTAGACTAGGGAATATGGCAGTGGGAACCGTCACTGAGATAGGCAGTGAGGTAACTAGGTTTAGGGTCGGTGACAGAGTATTCGGCCATTTGCCCATACGCGAGACGCATACGGTGGATGAATCGGAGGTAGATGCAGTCCCCGAAGGGATATCCGATGAGGCGTTAGTATGCCTTGACCCCGCTGTGATGGCTATGGCGATTAGGGACGCCAGAATAGATCTTGGAGATAGGGTGGCAGTATTTGGGCTTGGTGCTATAGGCCTAATGACGGTACAGATGGCCCGACTTGCGGGAGCAGATATGGTAATAGGAGTAGACCCCGTTGAGACCAGAAGGAAGTTAGCTGAATCCTTGGGAGCCGATGTCACGCTGGATCCGACAGTCGGCGATGTCGGAGTAAAAATACGCGAGCTTACGCCACCATTCGCCCCTATCGAAGGCACATCCCCTAGGAGAGTTATAGGGGGATACAGAAGCGCATCCCAAGACAGGAGTGGCTCCGGCGTGGACGTATCAATCGAGGTTAGCGGCAACACTATAGCACTACAGCAGGCTATTAGATCAACCGGATTTGGTGGCAGGGTATGTGTGCTCTCTTTCTATGGCAGAGATGCCAGCGGCTTATACCTGGGTGATGAATTCCACATTAACCGTATTGAGCTCATATCAGCGCGCTCAGAGAGCCTGCCTATGAGGGAATATCCTCGCTGGAATCTCGATCGATATGTTAGCCTGGCACTCAAGTGGCTAACAGAAGGCAAGCTTCGAGTTGAGGGGATAATACAGCCTGTAGTGCCCTTTGATGATGCTCCCGAGGCATATAAGCTGATAGATGAGCATCCAGATAGAGCGATCAAACTGGGAATAATATTCCCTTAG
- a CDS encoding sugar phosphate isomerase/epimerase family protein — protein MKLAIREGMIPGDSLRKKLEWLSNIGIEGVELHGASLSLSVWELRSIFANSPISVANISGTADLLSPDSAVRRAAMDLGKRRLHLAAELGATGVLLVPQFGTKPLLPDLSPYRNAMELERELFITQMRELSELAETEGTIIFLEPLNRYEAHLVNTLQDACNLAREIGPRVRIMADFFHMNIEEADIAQSIKAAADQIVYVHVADSNRLQPGKGHIDFTQGFRALKEIGYDGYLGIECRIAGELEAALQECAHLLREWWQAA, from the coding sequence ATGAAGCTGGCTATCAGAGAAGGAATGATACCAGGAGACTCTCTACGCAAGAAGCTGGAATGGCTATCAAATATAGGCATAGAAGGTGTTGAGCTGCATGGCGCATCCTTAAGCCTGTCTGTATGGGAGCTTCGTTCAATATTTGCCAACAGCCCCATATCCGTTGCCAACATCTCTGGTACTGCTGACCTGCTCTCTCCGGATTCTGCTGTAAGGAGAGCTGCCATGGATCTTGGCAAGAGGAGACTACACCTTGCTGCTGAATTGGGTGCTACTGGAGTGCTGCTCGTACCTCAGTTCGGGACCAAACCGCTACTGCCTGACCTCTCTCCATATAGGAATGCTATGGAGCTGGAGAGAGAGTTGTTTATAACGCAAATGAGGGAGCTCTCGGAACTAGCTGAGACTGAAGGCACGATTATATTCCTCGAGCCACTCAACCGATATGAAGCACATCTGGTCAACACTCTTCAAGATGCTTGCAACTTGGCTCGGGAGATAGGCCCAAGAGTCAGGATAATGGCAGATTTCTTTCATATGAACATAGAAGAAGCAGATATAGCCCAGAGCATAAAAGCTGCGGCAGACCAAATCGTCTACGTGCACGTAGCGGATAGTAATCGTCTACAGCCTGGCAAGGGACACATAGATTTCACTCAAGGTTTTAGAGCGCTAAAAGAAATAGGATATGACGGTTATCTGGGCATAGAATGCCGTATAGCAGGTGAGCTTGAAGCTGCCCTGCAAGAGTGTGCACACCTGCTTCGAGAATGGTGGCAAGCAGCCTGA
- a CDS encoding serine hydrolase, whose product MNIDIEAIENWVEETRHRWKVPAIGLALVINGKEELLRGFGQRDLDLALPATESTLFAIGSCTKAFTATALALLVERGLMQWNVPVKEYIPSFELYDRDASAKITPVDLLIHSSGLPRHDLVWYSAPQLSRKDLLSRLRYLEPSKDLRAAWQYQNLMYVVAGCLIQELTGMTWEDFVLTHILKPLGMSNTNFSVRASQLSTDYALPYVQENEAVRRTDFFDLDAMGPAGSINSCVRDMAKWLLFHLGYSTHEIFGSTSSLEKLRTPHMPISTPPRYKELSYQDYCLGWVSQTYRGRRLLYHGGNIDGFSALTSFCPELSIGLVVLSNMGQSPAPQAITFGIYDRLFGMSPLDWNARLESEQEQSRKMTTLGREVREKGRKPDAAHSHSLEDYTGTYSHPGYGTLQISQEEDGSLSVRLNELSGKGAHYHYDTFLLEFEKLPSPLPATFTANSRGIIDRVSIPLEASVSEVVFRRRAAEELYDRSYLQSFVGDYIAESKTVAVTLDRDALRLVIPGELDISMIPENLNTFVAINTSSIYAEFAVSEETTRLILAGPEWAIEAQRTTA is encoded by the coding sequence ATGAATATCGATATTGAGGCTATAGAAAACTGGGTTGAGGAAACTAGACATAGATGGAAAGTCCCTGCCATTGGTTTGGCACTAGTCATCAATGGTAAAGAAGAGTTGCTCAGAGGTTTTGGACAAAGAGATCTTGACCTTGCACTACCAGCAACGGAATCCACTCTGTTCGCTATAGGCTCCTGTACCAAAGCCTTCACTGCTACTGCCCTGGCTTTGTTAGTAGAGCGTGGGCTGATGCAGTGGAATGTCCCGGTCAAGGAGTACATACCGTCATTCGAGCTATATGATAGGGATGCGTCTGCAAAGATCACTCCAGTCGATCTGCTTATTCATAGTTCTGGTTTGCCAAGACATGACCTGGTGTGGTACAGTGCCCCTCAATTATCCCGGAAGGATCTACTGTCACGTCTGCGGTATCTCGAACCTAGTAAAGACTTGCGCGCTGCCTGGCAATATCAAAACCTAATGTATGTTGTGGCAGGCTGCCTGATCCAGGAACTTACAGGAATGACTTGGGAGGATTTTGTTCTCACGCACATCTTGAAGCCTTTGGGCATGAGCAATACCAACTTTTCAGTGCGGGCGTCACAGCTATCGACTGATTATGCTCTGCCCTACGTGCAGGAGAACGAAGCAGTAAGAAGAACCGACTTTTTTGATTTGGATGCTATGGGGCCAGCAGGATCGATAAATTCGTGTGTAAGAGATATGGCTAAGTGGTTGCTATTTCACTTGGGATATTCCACTCATGAGATTTTTGGATCGACAAGCTCCCTGGAAAAGCTGCGTACTCCCCACATGCCCATAAGCACTCCTCCAAGGTATAAAGAACTATCTTATCAGGATTATTGTCTTGGATGGGTATCACAGACTTATAGGGGACGTAGATTGCTTTATCATGGAGGCAATATAGATGGGTTTTCTGCTCTGACCAGCTTCTGTCCCGAGTTAAGTATCGGCCTGGTGGTGCTGTCAAATATGGGGCAGAGTCCAGCTCCACAAGCAATCACTTTTGGTATCTACGACAGGCTTTTTGGTATGAGCCCACTGGACTGGAATGCTAGGCTTGAATCTGAGCAGGAACAGTCTAGGAAAATGACAACTCTGGGGCGCGAGGTCAGAGAAAAGGGCAGGAAGCCTGATGCAGCCCATTCACACAGCTTAGAAGACTATACCGGTACCTATAGCCACCCTGGGTATGGGACCCTGCAGATTTCCCAAGAGGAGGATGGAAGCCTATCAGTGCGCCTGAATGAACTTTCAGGAAAGGGTGCCCACTATCACTATGATACTTTTCTACTAGAGTTTGAGAAGTTACCTAGCCCCTTGCCTGCTACCTTTACAGCTAATTCCAGGGGAATCATAGATAGAGTTAGTATTCCTCTCGAAGCATCTGTCTCTGAGGTAGTCTTCAGACGTCGAGCTGCAGAAGAGTTATACGACCGATCGTACCTGCAGAGCTTTGTCGGTGATTATATCGCAGAAAGTAAGACAGTCGCCGTAACTCTTGATCGAGATGCATTACGCCTTGTGATCCCCGGCGAGTTGGATATATCGATGATACCCGAGAACCTCAACACTTTCGTTGCTATAAACACGTCATCCATATATGCTGAATTTGCCGTGTCCGAAGAAACTACGAGACTTATCCTTGCAGGACCTGAGTGGGCCATTGAGGCGCAGCGCACTACTGCATAG
- a CDS encoding endonuclease/exonuclease/phosphatase family protein yields MEANISVKSADIRVMSFNVRGAVHKDGENAWDHRASLNLRTILSNNPDLIGFQEVQEGNLQKYQEMRDYDKYIGLQYGAREPWEYAAIYWKKDKLERINSGGFWLNEDCTQMGLGWDAACIRVATWCLFEHKASGLRFFHFNTHLDHEGRTARVEGTKKLLSQIESIVPNRFPVLITGDFNCTPETEPYKLFMDAGFKDAYLEAGCMEDKEGFTFHRFTGKPTHSGRIDWILVRDGNARWYIRSFHLDRTGEPPIFPSDHFPLIADLSLGQ; encoded by the coding sequence TTGGAGGCAAACATATCTGTCAAGTCGGCTGATATACGAGTGATGAGCTTTAACGTCAGAGGCGCTGTCCATAAAGACGGTGAGAATGCTTGGGATCATAGAGCATCGCTGAACTTAAGAACTATTCTGTCTAATAATCCAGATCTCATAGGCTTTCAAGAAGTGCAGGAAGGTAATCTACAAAAGTACCAAGAGATGAGAGACTACGATAAGTACATTGGGCTGCAGTATGGCGCTAGAGAACCTTGGGAGTATGCCGCCATCTACTGGAAAAAGGATAAGCTGGAAAGGATCAATTCAGGCGGGTTCTGGCTCAATGAGGATTGCACTCAGATGGGACTTGGATGGGATGCCGCCTGCATCCGCGTGGCCACTTGGTGCCTTTTCGAGCATAAAGCTAGTGGGTTGAGATTCTTTCACTTCAATACCCATCTAGATCACGAAGGCCGCACTGCAAGAGTAGAAGGGACAAAGAAACTGCTCTCTCAAATAGAATCTATAGTCCCTAATAGATTTCCTGTGCTGATAACTGGAGACTTCAACTGCACCCCCGAGACCGAACCGTACAAGCTTTTTATGGATGCGGGCTTTAAGGATGCCTATTTGGAGGCTGGTTGCATGGAAGATAAGGAGGGGTTCACGTTTCACAGATTTACTGGCAAGCCTACGCACTCTGGCAGGATAGATTGGATACTGGTAAGAGATGGAAATGCCAGGTGGTACATCAGGAGTTTCCACCTCGATCGAACCGGTGAGCCTCCAATCTTCCCTAGCGATCACTTTCCTCTGATCGCAGATCTATCATTAGGTCAGTAA
- a CDS encoding UbiA family prenyltransferase produces the protein MIRSVSLIPYRDLFVHLRLHFQILLSPVYLWGWLLAGGSLGWDQCLGYIALHVFLYGGATALNSYYDRDTGPVGGLLHPPPVSGYLLPFSLACKLIGFLIACTISPGFALAYIVFAALSVAYSHPRIRLKSSPWSSTTAIGLGQGLVVFLAGWLAERGDLSGVMSIRGTIGAMTAIFIILGLYPLTQIYQIEEDTKRGDRTLAVAIGPAKCFIWAISLQTIGGSLLAYVLAKSYSGWYAGIALAGTALQAILLTYWSRRFDERAIISNYKQVMRLSAVTGISLTVYLLWLIAIY, from the coding sequence ATGATTAGATCAGTTTCTCTAATCCCCTATCGGGATTTGTTTGTCCATTTGCGGCTGCACTTCCAGATACTGCTGTCACCTGTATACCTATGGGGTTGGTTGCTTGCTGGAGGAAGCTTAGGCTGGGATCAATGCCTCGGATATATAGCGCTGCACGTATTCCTGTATGGAGGAGCTACGGCTCTTAACTCCTATTACGATCGTGATACAGGACCAGTAGGAGGCTTGCTTCATCCACCTCCTGTGAGTGGATATCTCCTGCCATTTTCACTGGCTTGCAAGCTCATCGGCTTCCTTATAGCCTGTACGATTAGTCCTGGATTTGCTCTGGCATACATAGTGTTTGCCGCCTTGTCTGTGGCTTATTCCCATCCCCGTATAAGGTTGAAGAGCTCTCCGTGGAGCAGTACTACCGCTATCGGCCTTGGGCAAGGGTTAGTTGTGTTCCTAGCAGGATGGCTGGCAGAAAGAGGGGACTTATCTGGTGTCATGTCGATCAGAGGTACTATAGGAGCCATGACAGCCATATTTATCATACTAGGTTTATATCCACTTACACAGATATACCAGATAGAGGAGGACACAAAACGAGGCGACAGGACGCTTGCTGTGGCCATTGGCCCTGCCAAATGCTTCATATGGGCTATAAGCTTACAGACCATTGGTGGATCGCTGCTGGCTTATGTGCTAGCAAAATCGTATAGCGGATGGTATGCGGGCATTGCACTGGCGGGCACTGCTCTCCAGGCAATCCTCCTAACTTATTGGTCCAGAAGGTTCGACGAGAGAGCAATCATCAGCAACTACAAGCAGGTAATGCGTCTGAGCGCTGTTACAGGTATATCCCTGACAGTTTATCTACTGTGGTTGATAGCTATCTATTAG
- a CDS encoding DUF4383 domain-containing protein: MIKAFSTLIGFCFTLLGVMGAIPVIHAPWPDSAPDLIIENAYGYLFGILPRNLLLNALHIIIGSVILYASRSDYTAYMSLRFAAIMFFLLALLGLFPFTETLFGFMPLFGPNVLLHGLTAIGSFIFLISVDMPHPGRGDKLIFSRCPQLVSTLLAFGAGYFLAVTLTDLAYWWSSMPWYISPEHKAFYVRFWSEASFWLILAGVCTFTAATVLSIVQTKLQGINNLYPSIICLIVGVLNLMIRIPDFSAVIIPWGVCISLLTSAAAIIAYARQFGATRSNPNSLFVDGV; the protein is encoded by the coding sequence ATGATCAAGGCGTTTAGCACTCTGATTGGATTCTGTTTTACCTTGTTGGGTGTTATGGGGGCCATACCCGTGATTCATGCTCCTTGGCCTGACTCTGCACCTGACTTGATCATCGAGAATGCCTATGGGTATCTGTTCGGCATTTTACCCAGAAACTTACTCTTAAATGCACTTCATATAATAATCGGAAGCGTCATTTTGTATGCATCCAGGAGCGATTACACCGCCTACATGTCGCTCAGATTCGCGGCAATTATGTTCTTCCTGCTAGCCTTGCTGGGATTGTTTCCCTTTACTGAGACTCTTTTCGGGTTTATGCCTCTCTTTGGCCCCAATGTACTCCTGCATGGTCTTACTGCTATCGGTAGCTTTATCTTTCTGATATCGGTAGATATGCCACATCCAGGTCGTGGTGATAAGTTGATATTCTCAAGATGCCCACAGCTTGTATCCACATTACTTGCGTTTGGGGCTGGCTATTTCCTGGCGGTAACCTTGACAGATCTAGCTTATTGGTGGTCCTCAATGCCGTGGTATATATCACCCGAACACAAGGCATTCTACGTACGATTTTGGTCCGAAGCATCTTTCTGGTTAATACTTGCTGGCGTCTGCACATTTACAGCAGCAACTGTTCTTTCTATAGTACAGACCAAGCTGCAAGGTATTAATAACCTCTATCCATCGATTATTTGCTTGATTGTGGGCGTGCTCAACCTCATGATTCGCATCCCTGATTTCTCAGCTGTGATAATTCCTTGGGGTGTCTGCATTTCCTTGCTTACCTCAGCAGCTGCTATCATAGCCTATGCTCGTCAATTTGGAGCGACAAGATCCAATCCCAATAGTTTATTTGTGGACGGTGTATGA
- a CDS encoding transglutaminase-like domain-containing protein, which translates to MTRARYISSSIALYLLWSFFVLYPNPAMFFSSIPRAISPPIDEQAVADMASKLPDDPAAIESAVNSYIRYEVPWQTYNVPWYFPTVSEALANRAGDCQARMIVFASILEYKDMPYKLRYSLDHAWVEYPRKKPNLLEKRSLSVMVSDGKSMKLSIPKQVQWKETYRIRKQLWWDYMPMEKRILMLLGLPVVVFRRKIYVLFGRASRAFISMPRWVKITNRL; encoded by the coding sequence ATGACCAGGGCTCGATATATCTCTAGCTCCATAGCTTTGTATCTGCTGTGGAGCTTCTTTGTTCTTTACCCCAATCCAGCAATGTTCTTCTCTTCAATCCCAAGGGCTATATCTCCGCCTATCGACGAACAAGCTGTGGCAGATATGGCCTCGAAGTTGCCTGATGATCCGGCAGCTATCGAGAGCGCCGTGAATAGCTACATTCGTTACGAGGTCCCGTGGCAAACCTATAATGTTCCCTGGTATTTTCCTACTGTGAGTGAAGCTTTGGCTAACAGGGCAGGAGATTGCCAAGCACGTATGATCGTCTTTGCTAGCATCCTAGAATACAAGGATATGCCTTACAAGCTGCGTTATTCTCTCGATCACGCATGGGTAGAGTACCCTAGAAAGAAGCCCAACCTGCTTGAAAAGAGGTCCCTTTCTGTCATGGTCAGTGACGGCAAGAGTATGAAGCTGAGTATTCCAAAGCAGGTGCAATGGAAGGAGACTTACAGGATTCGCAAGCAGCTGTGGTGGGATTATATGCCCATGGAGAAGAGGATCCTGATGCTGCTAGGGTTGCCGGTTGTAGTCTTTAGGCGCAAAATCTATGTATTGTTTGGCAGAGCTTCGAGAGCATTTATATCCATGCCTCGTTGGGTCAAGATAACCAACCGCTTGTGA